The genomic region TTGGTTAGGCCAGGCCATGATGTGGAGTTGGACTATATCCATTCTCTCGATAGCTAAAACTAGGGTATCTCTTATTTCATTGTGATCACAACAGTGTATAAGCCCAGCTGAGCTAACACTCGAAGGCATTAGACTCTTGCCTTCTAATCGAGAGATAACAATTAGATGCTTTTTGGCATTTGCTTCTTCAAGTAGTTGCTGCAGCCCAGCACGGTCGGCAGCTGAACCGTTTATTACTGAGTAGATGCAGATAAACCCCTATGGCAAATAATCAAGAATATGATTAGAAGAGAGGAACTTGTTAAACTAGTTTTCTTCTTACCATAAGCAAATATGAAAAGATCATAATTAGGGAGTTACCTCGTCTGTCCGTTTGATGTCCAATCCAAATCGACCTTCTTCTGGTTCTGGTATCATTTCAAGTGAAACTTCATCAACTCCTGGTAGGAACCATAGCCTTATGCCCTGCAATAATTCTACAGTTGTAGTGTGGTTTTGTTGCTTCCCTCTACTTATTTCCTTTCCACTAGGATTGGTTTTCTCCTTTAGGGAAAAAAATGTTGCCACAGATACAAAGCACAAAGAGATTAAGTTTATTTTCCTCCTGGCTTCGGAAAAAAGTCAAGACTAGTAAGGttgagagacagagagagagctACCGATGTCACAATCTGTTCTGTTTGGATATTGACAAAGACAAGAGGTGCCCCTGTAGATACTGCTGCTGTAAACCAGGCCATGCTCCTGGATAGAGTAGCCTCAATGGAAAATTCACCTTGAAAGGGCAAGAAAAGAATGGAACTAATAACTGTAGATCCTTGGTCCGGCATGTAAGTACCCACTTTCGTCTTCCAATCATACTTCACTTCCTTTCTGTTGAACCCCCTGAAGTCCACATTCAGCACCCTCCTGCTCATTTCTGCAACACCAGACAGAAACCCCCATTTTACTAAGTTTTGCATATTATGGATTGGAGAAAGTTTGTTATTTTAATCCTTTATTATTTGATTCGAGTTTCTCTAGATTTGTTGTCATTCAAGGCTCAACCACTCTGTCAATTCAAAATCATGGTTTTTCAGAGAAACTCTAATCCTCATAGAATCCTAAAGGAAGCAGATTCTTGTATCAAACTCAGCAAATTTCAACAAGCTAATCAAATTTTTGCTTCTAGCTGTTATGACCGTTCCTTTTTGTCTTGAATTTTAGACAAACTGATTCTCGACCTTGTGGTCCTGCAATAGGTGGAAAATCAAAGCAACAGCCCTGGGGTACGAAGCTAAGATCACATGATTAAAAAGAACTTTTCACCAGTTTTCCCCAACGATCATTCGCTGTTCTGATTTTGGGGCTGTGTTAGCCAACATTAAGACAGagtgaaggaaaagaaaatacttACCTTGGAGATTAGTGCATTTTTCTAAGGTCAAGTCACCTAGAACTGCAACATGTCTGTCATCCCTTGCCGCTCTAATTGTGTACTTCCTCTGCAGCATTGAACCTTTCTTTGCCACAACACGAACACGAAGCTTATGTGTTGCATCACCCCTTCTAACCTTCACCCATATCGTCTCCACCTTCTGACCGATCTTTCCTAGTTGTGAACTTAGTTCAGATCTAGCTTTTGCAGGCAGAAATAACTCATCAACATCCTTTTCAGCAAAACCTTCAATAATGTCTCCTGGCAACGGCATGCTCTCATCCCACTCTTCTTGCTCATCTTGCTTCACCCGCTTCACACAAACCAGAGTTTGAACACTGCCCATATCCTTCTTCCTGAAAAAACGACATTGATTTTCCATGGAATATTATAAACTTATATTATCGAGGTCTTAGAGAGTTGCGTAACCATCTACAAACACATCAAGGATGTAGACTTTTATAGGTCTCTACGCCTAGATCATAGCCAGTATTCTTACCTATGACATTTGTATGTTGGAATCTAGTGTTTTAATATTCATTACAGCATGTTAAGGACAAGGGAGCCGGCTCTCAACTTAGGCTCTCCTTATTGCTGAGATTAAATATAACTAGAAATAGTGAAATTCACATTAATCATATACATCTATGAATTCAACTAATCTTTGGTTGGTCCGTCCACCATGTGTGAATACTCACAAAAAAAACCATACAAACTGGGTGCTATTATTGAAATTCTGAAGGACACATCACATTACCATTCTAGCAGTTTAGCTGATGTTGACATTGCCTTGTTGCTGAAATTGCTCAAATCATGGCCACTTGCAATGACATTTCCTGTTATTGGCATTATGAGGATGATTGTCCTGCACCCTGGTGGGGCGAGTACGCATCTCAGATATGCTACTGGATATTATAAAGAATGTCACTACAGATCCTGCACTTCCTGCAAACCTTTTAACCAGCATCCGTGCGATAACTAATCTTTTCAAGAATTCATGCTACTATGGCTGGCTACAAAAGAATCGCAGTGAAATTCTTGATGCATTTTCGTTTAGTCATGCATCTCCAAAACAAGAATTTGCAGTTGGCTTATTCTACCCTGATACTGAATTATGCAGTTCTGCTAGCTGAAAAGAAGGATGAAAAAGGCCAATCTCATGTTCTTTCAGCAGCATTAGCGATTGCTGAACAGGAAAATCTAGAAGTTGATTCAAGATTCCGAGCTTTAGTTGCCATTGGATCATTGATGCTTGAGGGTCTA from Theobroma cacao cultivar B97-61/B2 chromosome 9, Criollo_cocoa_genome_V2, whole genome shotgun sequence harbors:
- the LOC18588122 gene encoding uncharacterized protein LOC18588122 yields the protein MENQCRFFRKKDMGSVQTLVCVKRVKQDEQEEWDESMPLPGDIIEGFAEKDVDELFLPAKARSELSSQLGKIGQKVETIWVKVRRGDATHKLRVRVVAKKGSMLQRKYTIRAARDDRHVAVLGDLTLEKCTNLQEMSRRVLNVDFRGFNRKEVKYDWKTKVGTYMPDQGSTVISSILFLPFQGEFSIEATLSRSMAWFTAAVSTGAPLVFVNIQTEQIVTSEKTNPSGKEISRGKQQNHTTTVELLQGIRLWFLPGVDEVSLEMIPEPEEGRFGLDIKRTDEGFICIYSVINGSAADRAGLQQLLEEANAKKHLIVISRLEGKSLMPSSVSSAGLIHCCDHNEIRDTLVLAIERMDIVQLHIMAWPNQTRSDTPRAIGAAATLQPPSGYYHSPPL